The genomic stretch ACTAGACACAATAACAAATAAAGCACATCACACAGGACTTACCAAAACCTCCAAAAAGAGTTGATTTCTGGATGACAAATCGGCTAACTTTTGATCTCTTCAGTTTTTTCAAGAGTTGCATGTCTTCATGTCTGCCTTTAAATTCCATGAATTCACCAAGGACATTTTTGTCCCCTCTGAGTTCCAACCTAAATGAAAGTGCAACTGTAAAGATTCAACCAAGCTTCTACGTACTGCACTAAACTTCAATATAATACATACTAACAATAATTTATGGATTGCAATCTGTTATATACTAAAAGCGGAGGTCTCACAgagacaccaggttaatccacatcatctaaattattttTGATAGTTAGATCTGTAGTTTATGGTTAGGatttaaagaaaaaaaatatagttGCGTAACTTTACATGTCCGCGTCTGTAACTCCATATATGTGTCAAACCAGCTACGACGTGATATCCTATagtttctttctttttagggtaAGATGTCCCACAGTTGATTGAACTTCCGTGCATCGATAGACTCTGCATGTATGGGAATGACCTCGCCTTTATTAAAACAAACTCCAGCTGCGTCCGTTAAGAAAGGGAACTGCATACGTGTTAAAATAGTTGATTGAACTGCCCATAGTTGACAGATGACATTGATGTTCAACTCATAGCAGTGTGTCAAAATATATCTCCAACCTTGCCGGCTGTTTCAATGCCATAATCAGAGGCATCAGAAGCGTAGGTGCATGAACAAGATTGTCCATGCCATGAAGTATGCGTGCAAAGAAAAGGGAGCCATCAGCCAGCTGTAAGTTGCGTCAACAACAGTATCAAGATAGCCATCACGAGCTGCAGGCGGTATAGTCGTGTCGGCTGTAAGTTGCGTCAACGCATGTATCAAGATGAGCCATCACAAGCTGCGGGTGGTATAGTCGTTGACGACCAGGCATATGTCGTTGTCTCCGGATGACACGCAAGTTGTTTGCAGCAAGCTGGCGGCAATGGCGTCGTTCCAGTCAGTTCTAACAATTGGTCCACCGCATCGACTCCTCTGATCTTTTGAAGTAAAGCTTCAGCATTAGGAGGGCCAGACCAGCATATCTATAGAGGGAAACACTCCTGTAGTTCTTGACTTTGAAAAGGGACACACGTACACCAAAAAGTCGGCGCCAAATGGTGGACGTTAGAGACTCCAAGGAAGATTGGAGTACACAGAGAGGCTGAGGTAAATAAAAATTGCACATGCTGAAGTATTGTGGTGTTTAACCTTGGAAGGAATAAGTAAGGAAAATTTAGCGAAGTTTCTTTTACAAAAGAAGACAACAGAATTCAGCTCCACATTTTACTTCTACTTTCCACTGCTGTTCGAACTTGGAAACCTGTAAACTTCAAGCATATACTGGTCATAAATATCCGACTCATATTTACGGTTGGTTTTTAACTATTTTAGAGCCATTAATGAGCCATGGTTAGAAGCTTGCAAATCCTGAACTCAATGAGTTGTTCTAAAAAAATATAGGTCAGTAACATGGATAATTGAATTTGCATGATTAAGCTTCGAACCAGGACTTTGGCATTTGCATTCTGCACTCTCGTGTATAATAGCACTATAGTGTATATACATATGAGCGGGTTAAAATAGTGGATCTACATCAGCGACATATGGTTCATAAATCCACAACCACCACAAAACTGACAACGTATATGTGTACGAAATTATGGCTTGTAGTCTTTTGTTTCGATTCCTATAATTTATAATCCCTTAAGATTTAAGAGAACCTGTGATTGTGGTCGTCAAATTCTTTATGTGTGTTTTTTCTCATGTGAATCAATTAGTTTTCCTAGACTATTGCAGCTATGATTATGCTACTAATAGGGGAGTGTTGATGGCTGATTGGGGTAATACTTAGTAGTTGGATACCGGGTTGTCAAAATGTCATGCAGGGAAGACACAATTGGTTAATGCTTAATGGAGATATCATGTTAGATGACACACTAAATCATATGGGCAAAAAAGAAATGATGTCTAGCAAGATTGAACAATGGAATATATCAAGGAGAGAGTTGAAAAAATTTAATAGAAATATGGCTATCTCGATGCCAATGTAGACCATGTGTACATAAGTAGTGTAGTGATTAAACAAAAATAATATTAAATGGAAGTATTACAGAATTCTTgatttttattttactttttagAACATGTTCATAAGAAAATACACCAGGAAGGACAATGGGAAAAAGGAGCATTAGGAAGTTTAGAAGTACATAAAAACAGTATGCTGGTGTAATTTACCTGTCCCACATAGGGGAGGTGCTGAGAATAGAATATAAGTTTTGGAGTAACGAGTCTTGGATGTCACTTTTGCTTCCACTAAATGCACCTTTAATCCATGTCGATACTCCACCTTTTGTGTCTGCCTTGAGATCATTCCATTGATCGTGTGAGATAACCTCCGGTTGAAGATTAATAGTGTATGAAGGCCTGACAAAGCACGAGACAACTGAGAAACCATCTAAGGGCAGCAAAGCAAGGAAAACATTCCCTGAGAACTAACCTGCAGTTGGGATTTGGCAGTACAACTCTTCCGCTTACAATCCCGTTAGGCAGTGTTGCTCCCCTCTGCTCCAAGTATGATTGAAGATTGGCAGCTATTCTATTGACTTCAACAACCTATGAAAACGAAGTTCAACAAATTAGTTGACAATAGGACAACTCATACCATTATTATTATTACAGACTAATGAAGTGCAGGAACCAAACAAGTAAAGGTAAACCAATAATTTTGATTGTGGGTGTTCTTTTTTCCACCTTGGGAGTTTTGCTCTGCTGTGGAACTGCAAATGATTCTACTATTCAGAACTCAGTAACAATGAGGGACTACAAAGCAGTAAGCTCAGGTTCGCTGTCAAGAAAATATCTCTCGGGAAGTACCAACAATATACTACCCGACCTACATGACCCACTGTGCTATAGCAGTTTCTCTCACAAGGTTCAAGGCTGTGGTAAGAGAGTAGCTGTGAAACACTTGGTCGTTTGGTGTCTTGCTGCAACAGGCAATTTACATTCAGGCTAGCTCCCCAGTCCACACTGAATTCAACAGTTAGGAGGGGTTCGCTCACTCCACTAACAGGTATGGAATACTCAAGCAAAATGAAGTGCTCAAATTGCATACCGGGTTTGGTATAACCTCCTGCTTGCGCTTCTTCTCAGTGTACCAGTTGCCATCCTTGTCAACCTCAACAAAACCGGACAGATTTTTGATTGCCACCACCATGACCTCCCTGCCCACCAAAAAAGCTCAGACCCTTGTTTACCAGTTTGAACCAAGTGATAGTGCATAAGTTGATTGAATTAGTTGAGGATCATGTAATGAATCTGTTAAGTGATTTGTTAGATATGGCACTGTATATATATTAGTATTTCTTTAGCCAATTATGATTGGGCACATGGCATTACTACCAagtattagagcatcttcagccgcgtcccccaaagcgtcctccaaagcaatttggggcgcgacggaccaaaaaaccgttccagccgcgtcccccaaagcccatttttgtccggcgcggcccgatacggtgtccggcgccccgagcccgtccccgtcccacagggacgctccgggcacgccggacacaacgaaaagcgagacgaaccaacgcgggcccgacgcgtcagcggctcagtgaaaaatcgtctcactcccgccaaatcccgcccctcccgccacatcgcgcctatcccgccgcgcatttctggcctcccaacaaatatcccgccgccgattcatttctcctatcccgccgatttgtttctccctcccgccgtccacccgccgccgctaccctcttcccattccatggcgccgccgacagcccccaaaaagatggccaagcaagcggccaagaagccgccgggcaatgcgaggaaaggggcgaaagcgccattcgcgaagccgcggaaggcgccggctccgaagaagaagccagaaggatggaccgatgatcagtggcatcaagactgtctgcgccggaagatgtcgacggccgagcggaaaggacggagggtggcggagcaggagaagaaggctctggcggcgcgccagcaccagcacataatggccgggtgtctcgccgccaccaacgcgagcccatatagtacgaacatgccggtgtacgttccgggagtgttctctccgtcgtcatccgccttctacaacgacggcccctccggcactcccgggtgcgtgacgcctaacttgtcgccccactaccaggatgcgctgccgcatggcggcttcaaccccaacaacctctactccccggcgtacgagcagcgcgagccaggacccggtccggacggcgaccctttcactggccacagggggccgctcgaattcaacggcgccggtgctgagggtgctgaggaagagggcgggggtgaggacgaggaggacgatgaagaggaggaggtggaggacgacgacgacgaagagggcggcgagggcggcgaggaagaggacgaggagggtgccggtTTACCGGAGGGCCATGGAGGTTTACCGgaggaactcggatgggcataagtcgttctcgctgatgcattgctataccaagctcaaagggaacgagAAATGGCAGTTGACGCGCctatcgctgtccaaggggaaggacgtcattgatctggacgcgccacTGGCAACATCGGCAGTGCGTCCtaccggcaacaaggctgccaaggccgccttggccgacgccgcgtcgtgtgagaagacacaggcgtcgatcacgaaatgcctcgccgacgtctcctcgacctttctctcccgcgacaaaaaggtcgacgaaaggtgggcggagctgctcaagaggcaagaggagaagttggagctcaaaaaacgcagggacgacatgtccctgctgagagcgtcgacagagggaatgtctccccagaggcgggcggcgcacaacttcttcaaagttcagatcctcgacgacatcgaagccaaaatggcggcggccgacactacggccgacgcggcggcccaggaagcggcagcggcagcaactgcGGAGCAAGAGCCAGCTGACGCGTCTTcgactgctacacctgcgtcggcctatgcgacggcggcggagcagacggagcatgcacagcaccaggcagatcgcgacaaggtaatcgtgatcgacgggcctgcgtcgactcaagaTATGTCGCCGTcggccaaccccttcttctaatttagcatgcactatggtctgtaatatgatcgcgcgcccagtactttgatcgccgctactctgatcgcgacgattcggcgggaacgataacgatctcttttgaatgcaacaatttgaatttctgattgggggcggcgtttgggggacgcggctggggagcgacatcccccaaaggcggcacgaacaaaacacgtcccccaaacgctcaatctggcgctctttgggggacgctttgggggacgcgactggagatgctcttagatcacAGTAAACTTGCCACTAAGCATGACAAACACAAGAGATACAAACAGATAGAGCCGTCTCAAATGATGCAATAGGTTGTGGCGAACATATGTAGTATGGAGTACTATCTAGTAGCATCTAGCGGTAGGGGAGGGAAGAATTGCGGGCGGTCGCGGGCTGACCTCTTGGTGACGAGAACGACGTCGACGTGCTGGCGCGCCCCGGCGTCGGGGTCGGGGATGCGAAGGCCGACGAAACAGCGGCCGCCGTAGAGCTTCTCGAGCCTGGAGGGGAAAGATCGAAGGGGCCGATCAGGAGGGTTCATTTTGGGGGAGGGGAGGTTGAAATTGGATAAAAGCGATGGGTACCTGGACGCGACGGCGAAGCAGAGATCGGAGTGGGAGGAGTCGAGGTCGGCGAGCTGGTCgaggccgtcgccggagaagaagatggtgcGGATGAGCTTGTAGGCCACCAGGCCGCACAGTATCTCGACCCACATGGCCGCCCGCCGCAGCGATCGCCGAGCAAAggacggagaggaggaggaggaggaggaggaggaggaggaggaggagtgatgCTTCGCTTGGGGGAAAAGCGGAGGCCGTTCAGACTTTCGAGGAAGATTGGAGAGCAAGGGGATCTATTCTGCGCCCGACCTATCCCTCTCACCCTATGCAGCTAAACGGAATGGAATTTATTCTGCTTTTGCTTTGTTTTTCTTCCTTTCTTTGTCTATAAAATTCAAAAAAGgactatttttttctatttttgcaagcactatttttaaaaaaaaatcaagcatTGTCATTGGAGATATGGTTCACACTTCTTCCTATTCCCTCATTCCGCGGATAAATGTACTTCAAACGATTTCTATTAAGTCAAATTTATTAAAGTTTGATAAACTTTATAGAAAAAAGTAGCAGCATTAATGACACTAAGTTAGTGATATCACTAGACTGGtcttgaaatatatttttatactaTACCAATTTAACTTCACATATGTTGCATAAAAATTGGTCAAATTCGAAAGAAAAATTGAGTTACAACAAAAGCTACAAATACATTATTCCTAGACTGAGGCAGTAATTACATAACGTTGTACGAACTGTGTATTCTCCTCCGCCCCAAAATTGTGTGTGGTTGCTCCCCTTAGAGCATCACCTATGTATATGACAGAACTTAGCTTCAAGATGAGACTCGTACACTACACCATAAGCCTATGTTTATAAAAATCCATAAGGGTCACTTCTTTTTTCTTATGGACAAGCTAATGAATAACATGGTGGATGCTCTCATTCATCTTATGTGTGCGTCGTGCATGATCCATGTATCGGGTAGCCCACCCCACCCTACCCGATAGCGTTGGCACCAGCAGCAAAACGCGTGTTGTTTCTCAAACAAATCGCCCGGATTATTTCACAAGCAATCAGATGAATCTCTCGAGAAAAACTAGTCCAAGCAGACTCTTCTCTATCGAATGTCGAGAAAGTTTGCTCGAACTAGTGAATCGGATTGGCATGGAAGCGCTCGTCTATGGCATGTGCCGTTCTCTTGTTAGGACTTGCGTGTCAGGGTAGCATGTTGACTCATCAGCCACGTAATCAAACATTAACAAGGATTCCACCTCGCAAAAACTCCAAATTCTCAAGATGAAACTTAGTCAATACTGGGGTGGCCCGCAATAATGATTCCACACACTCTCTAGCAAGGCTTAGTATTTTACAAAGCACAGCCACGAAAGATAAACTTGCTGACAAGTACTTGCATGGCAAGCACATCAACTTGGAGCCTCTGCAATTCAAAAGTGCATTTGGTAAAGAAAAATCATTTCTCGCATGAATACTTCTCGGATAAAAAGggttttgctaattctcattCTAATGAGAATTAGCTTAAAGTTTTGTCAACTCCTTAGACGTCGGATGTGGACGCTAAGATTCGTGCTTGTTAGTTGCATAATGGTTGCAACCAAAAAAACATTAGTTACAAGTGTAGTTTTTTTAATTGTAACATTTTTTCTTTATTTACACATTAGTTGGAATTGAATGTATTTTTTGGGGTTGCGCCATGGTTGCAGTCATAATTTTCTTTTGAAGTGTGAGTGACGTCGTTCGAACAAGAATTGAACTAATTCTCCTGCGAATGAGCATTAGACCTTGCTTATCAATTGTTTGAGTTGCAGCTAAGTATACGCGTGCACCCGCAAGGAAAAATAGAATGACGTGTACCCGGCGGCTGATCCTCGACCTGGAGGGTTTACCACTTTACCTTAAGCACTAAGCAAAACATCTTCTCTAGCATaaacaacttttttttttagaCAATCTAGCATAAACAACTAAGAAAGCGTAGATCAGCAGAGAGCCAGAGAGCATCAAGGAATGCAGCATGGTTGGATGTGGGCCTCTTTCGTGGCCCTTTCGACTTACGGGAAATATAGGGTTTGGGGCTCTGATGgtgtgagattcgtttgggccttAGAGCGAGGCTGACCGGACCAGNNNNNNNNNNNNNNNNNNNNNNNNNNNNNNNNNNNNNNNNNNNNNNNNNNNNNNNNNNNNNNNNNNNNNNNNNNNNNNNNNNNNNNNNNNNNNNNNNNNNGATATACGATGTTGCCTACATAAACCAGTAGCACAGTGTCGACCTAGCATCAACTCCGCTTCACAGTTCACGTACATCGCCATGTGCAAGTCCGCTTTAATCGCTTCTAACAACCTAGCTGCAGTAGACATACACAACTTACTATCTGTCTAGGATGTTGTGTCGTCATTGTG from Lolium rigidum isolate FL_2022 chromosome 4, APGP_CSIRO_Lrig_0.1, whole genome shotgun sequence encodes the following:
- the LOC124646484 gene encoding uncharacterized protein LOC124646484, with product MWVEILCGLVAYKLIRTIFFSGDGLDQLADLDSSHSDLCFAVASRLEKLYGGRCFVGLRIPDPDAGARQHVDVVLVTKREVMVVAIKNLSGFVEVDKDGNWYTEKKRKQEVIPNPVVEVNRIAANLQSYLEQRGATLPNGIVSGRVVLPNPNCRPSYTINLQPEVISHDQWNDLKADTKGGVSTWIKGAFSGSKSDIQDSLLQNLYSILSTSPMWDRLELRGDKNVLGEFMEFKGRHEDMQLLKKLKRSKVSRFVIQKSTLFGGFGKSCVMCFICYCV